A genomic window from Archaeoglobus profundus DSM 5631 includes:
- a CDS encoding thiamine pyrophosphate-dependent enzyme: protein MFFGKGHGGCYGCPLPIVVRNVLEVLEGKCFVVNPTGCLEIISSQYGKSAWGVPYIHSLFENGPSVASGIANALEVLGRENEGHVVVFAGDGATADIGIGYLSSMLHRNDNVLYICLDNEAYQNTGTQQSSTTTPGAYTTTTPAGKILPGKISRRKDMVAFALAHGTPYVATASVAFPRDLRRKVKRAVEFRGAKYIHVHCPCPTGWHFDPSKTVYVARLAYETALFPIVEFEFGKLVRVKKIKSRKPVEEYLKVQGRFRHLFKHPEGPKIIAKLQQIADENAVRYGLDV, encoded by the coding sequence ATGTTCTTTGGGAAGGGTCATGGTGGTTGCTACGGATGCCCACTGCCGATAGTCGTTAGAAATGTCTTGGAAGTTTTGGAGGGTAAGTGCTTTGTAGTTAATCCGACTGGCTGTCTCGAGATAATAAGTTCACAGTACGGTAAAAGCGCTTGGGGTGTGCCTTACATACACTCACTCTTTGAAAACGGTCCTTCAGTTGCCTCCGGTATTGCAAACGCGTTAGAAGTATTGGGAAGGGAAAATGAGGGACACGTCGTCGTATTTGCTGGAGATGGAGCCACAGCAGATATAGGAATAGGATATTTATCATCTATGCTTCACAGAAACGACAACGTCCTCTACATCTGTCTGGATAACGAAGCTTATCAGAACACGGGAACACAACAGAGCTCTACCACCACACCGGGTGCATATACAACAACAACTCCAGCTGGAAAAATTTTACCCGGAAAAATTTCGAGAAGAAAGGATATGGTTGCATTTGCCTTAGCTCACGGAACTCCATACGTTGCTACAGCCTCCGTAGCTTTTCCAAGAGATCTGAGAAGAAAGGTTAAGAGGGCTGTGGAATTTAGGGGTGCAAAGTACATTCACGTTCACTGCCCCTGCCCAACCGGATGGCACTTCGATCCATCTAAAACTGTCTATGTTGCAAGGCTCGCATACGAAACAGCCTTGTTCCCAATAGTTGAATTTGAATTCGGAAAACTCGTTAGAGTCAAGAAGATAAAGAGCAGAAAGCCGGTCGAAGAGTACTTGAAAGTTCAGGGGAGATTCAGACATCTATTCAAGCATCCAGAGGGACCAAAAATAATCGCGAAGCTCCAACAGATTGCGGATGAGAATGCAGTTAGATACGGACTGGATGTTTGA